The region GACTTCGTTGCTGACTCCCGAATCAAGGGCGTCTCTCTTACCGGTTCCGAGGGCGCTGGTTCTGCCGTCGCTAAGACTGCTGGTGAGAACTACAAGAAGTCCGTTCTGGAGCTGGGTGGCAACGACCCATTCCTGGTTATCGACGATGAGAATCTGCAGTGGGTACTGGATCAGTTCGCCCTGATTCGCATGTACAACACCGGCCAGGCCTGCAACGCCCCGAAGCGTCTTATCGTTCTCGAGGACTTCTACGACCGCACCGTCGAGTACCTGGAAAAGGTCATCGGCGACATGAAGGTCGGCCCGTACAACGATGAGGACGCCGCCATTGGCCCGCTGTCCTCCATCGAAGCCCGCGATGAAATCGTGGAACGCCTCGACAAGGCCAAGGAAGAAGGCACCGCCACCATTCGCGTGGGCGGCAACAAGGTCGACCGCGATGGCGCCTACATGGAGCCAACCCTGCTTACCAATGTCGACCCGAACGCCGACATCGGCTGCAACGAAATCTTCGGCCCAGTTGCTGTCATCTACAAGGCCAAGGACGTCAACGAGGCCATCGAGATTGCCAACAACTCCGATTACGGCCTGTCCAGCTCCGTCTGGTCCACCGACATCGAAGCAGCCACCAAGGTTGCTACCCAGCTGCAGGACGGCATGACCTTCGTCAACGAGCACGCCGTCACCGGCGCTGGCCTGCCTTTCGGCGGCATCAACCGCTCCGGTTACGGCCGCGAGCTCGCCCGCTGGGGCGTTGGCGAATTTGTCAACGAGCACCTCTACCGCGTTAGCGACCAGTCCTCCCCCGGACTCTCCCCAGCTAGCTAAGCTCCCACCAGCGTTGAGCTAAAGGTTCACGCACCATCAAACGCCCGGCTCGACTTATTCTCGAGGCCGGGCGTTTGGCGATCTCAAACAACCTAAAACAACTCGAAACAACTACAAACAACCATTTTAACCTGCGTATACGCTAAATCTGCCCCACAGAAACCATCCGAGTTGTTTTGAGGTTGTTTTTGAAATCGCTTTTATTTTATTGCAAACAACTTCTTGGGGTTATGTAGACTCACAAGTATGATTCCCGAGCCCCCATGGCCGCTGCCTGCCCACATCAAGGAGGCACTAGCTTCCATTAGCGCTGGCTCCACTGCCGATGCCGTGGAGTCTGCTGTCTTGGAGTTCAAAGAAGACCGCTCGCAGAGTTCTCATACGGCGAAGGGAAATCCTAAAGCGGAATTAACCGAAAAGCTCATCGACGAGGCAATATGCTTCGCCAACGCTGATGGTGGAACTGGATACATCATCATTGGTGTGAGCGATAAAACACCCGGCCGCCCTGCCTTCACTGGCACGCAATTCGACACTGATTACATCGAAGACAAGGTCTTCAAAGGAACCAGGCCAAACTTGCACGTAGAGGCTACAGAATGCATCTACAACGAGGTTCGACTGGTCATCGTCAGGGTCCCTGAGGGAAGAACCCTATATACCCGAACACAGGGACAAGCTAAACGCAGGATCGGCACACACTGCAAAGCATTAACAGAAGAAGAGCGCCAAGCCATTATCTCTACACGCGCTAATACTGACTTCTCTAACCGGACCTCTACTCGCAAAATCGAAGATATTGAGCTTTCTTCCCTCTCCGAGGCACGCCGCCTTTTGCGAAGCAAACGCGAACGCTCCGGCGAAGGCAATCACGTCCCCGACACAACCCCAGGATTATTACGTGAGCTGGGACTAGTTACTTTCGATGGCCAGCTCAAGCGTGCAGGAGAGATTCTTCTACTTCCGCTCGAAATTCCCGAAGTGAGTATCCGTCACCTCTGGCGTGCAATGCCGGGTTCTGAGCCTAAAGTCACAGAATTTAGCGAGCCCATCATTGCCGCACTCCCTAGACTTCGGCGGCTCATCGCTGAGCGGAGCGATCAAGAAATTGATCGAGTACAGTTCTCAGATGGTCAAGAAGTACCGATTCCCCGATTCCCAGCCCAAGCAATTGATGAGGCTGTCACCAACGCAATTATCCACCGTGACTGGCAAATAACTCGGCCTATCGTTATTGACCAATCGCCTCGAACTCTAAAGATTACTTCTCCAGGAGCACTTCCCCCTGGGGTGTCACCCCATCGGCTTCTAACCACTCAATCGATCCCACGCAATAACCGCTTGATGGCCAGCATGCGTGCGCTTGGCCTTGCGGAAGAATCTTCGCGCGGCTTCGACCGCATGTGGTCCGCAATGATTAACTCCGGACGCAATGTCCCAACCGTCATTGCGGAAGACACCTACGTGGAGATCATCATGGCGGCAGGGCAGCCCGATACCAACTTCATTCGCGGACTTCACAACTTATCCCAGACCAAGGGCGCTGACGTTACTGGCAACGTCAATACTCTTATCGTCTTGTGGCACCTATGGCACTCTCCACTCATCACCTTTAACCAGGTAAAAGAACAAACCCAAACGTCGCCAATTGAAGTTGATGAACTCATGAATGTCTTGCAAGACTACGGCATTGTTGCCCCGGTACGCGACGCAAAGGAATGGGTTCTCACAGACGAAGTACGGAAAACCATGGGGATGGCCAATGCCGGAGAACTATACATAATCAGCGTTCAAGAATGGATTGAAGAAAAGCTCCATGCCGGGGAGCAGCTCCATGCTTCTGAGCTAGCTAAAGAAACTGGCCTCGGCCGAAAAGAAGTCACGGACATTTTGCGCCATCTGCGCACCCTAGGACGCGCGCAGATCGATCCCTCAGGCCCTAGTCGCGGCCCAAACACCAGGTGGATAACAACCTAAAACAACTTGAAACAACTACAAACAACCACCTTGAGCTGCATAAACACCCCGCCACAGACCCCACATAAGCAGATAGTTGTTTATGAGTTGTTTTACGCCACCGCCTACCGCTATCACTAGTGAATTCAGACATTCACGTGGCTCTCCTAAATAATAAATCCGCTCATTCCAAAATTAGGATTCACCACCAAACTTGGAAAATGGGAAAACCGAATCTACTCCACACTCCCTAACCTGCAATTCCAACTTTGAAAGTTGGAATTTCCGTGTGGAGCACCCCTATTGTCACCATGTTCCCTTACCAGCGGAGAAACAACCGCCAAGCTCGGTCTTGGAACGCGAGCAGCGATGCCAGTCCACACGCATTAAGAACCCTCGTAGCTCACACAAAAACCGATGAGGATGAGACTTAGGCAGGGAAATCCATATAGTCACGTGGCATAATGCGTACAGTGCTTCTCGGCATGCGTGTTGAGGAGAAGTAAATCCCGGGAGATCCCACCGGACGATGGGGCCCGGGATTTGCATTATCTAAATCAGGTACAAAGTAGATTTTCAGCGATAAACCTAAAGAACTCAGGTGTACCGCACCTAGCATCAACAACTGCCCCACAAAAGGAAACTCGGAATCAAAGTTTGGAAACTTGGAATTTTTCCCAGTTAAACTTGGAAATCCAAGTTTGATTACGAGTTTCCAAGTTTCGGTCGGACAGGGCAAGGATGAATAAGCACGAGGTCTACGCGCTCCTGAAAGAACGCGACTTCTGGTTCGAGGTCACCGAGCATGAGGCCGTCTATGACATGGACGCGCTCACCAATATTCAGATGCCGTACCCCGATTCCCAGGCGAAGAATCTCTTCATTCGCGATGACAAGAAGCGCAACTTCTATCTGGTGTCTGTCCAGGGCGATAAGCGTGTGGACTTGAAGGCATTCCAAGAACAGCACGGTACGCGGCACTTAAGTTTCGCCAGCGAGAAATACCTCCACAACATCCTCAATCTCACCCCTGGTGCAGTCACTCCGCTGGGCCTGCTTAACGATGCCGATTGCACCGTCCAATTCTTCCTCGATGAAGACTTGCTGGCTGAACCTGGCGTTATCGGTGTGCATCCCAACGACAACACCGCGACAGTGTGGATGAAGACCGCTGACCTGATTGAGCTCATCGAAGATCACGGCAACGCGGTCACGGTGTTCGCTGCGTAAGTTTCATCGTTCTCCCAACCTGATATTGAGGTGGTGCCACACGCTCTCAAGGTAGGAAAAATTATACTTGTATTACTAGATGTTCCTACCTAGGAGGCACCATGAGTCCAGAATCCCTGCCGCCACTTCCCGGAAAGTTTGCCGCCACCGTCAAGGTCGGCCCGAAAGGCCAGGTAGTGATACCGAAGGTTGCGCGTGACCTCTTCGATATTGAGCCTGGTGATTCACTGCTGCTTTTAGCGGACAAGGACCAGGGCATTGCGATCATGCCGCAGGAATACCTCGATGAACTGATCACTAAGTCCATGCCGGACATGCCACCCACGATGGGTGGAAACGACTAATGGCCGCCATTGTTCGAGCCAGCAATATATCCCGCCACTTTGGGTCAGCGCGTGCGCTCGACGGGGTGGACCTTGAGGTCCGAGAGGGAGAAATCTTCGGCATCGTCGGCCCTAATGGTGCCGGTAAGACGACGCTGCTCAACCTCTGTGAAGGACTAGATACACCCACCTCAGGGACCGTCGAGGTCTTTGGCCTCAACCCGGCAACCTCCTGGGATGAGCTTGCCTCACGCGTTGGTGTGCAGATGCAAAGTTCCGCGCTACCGCCACGTTTAAGGGTAGGAGAGGCGCTGGAGCTGTACTCGGCGCTCTATCCGGAGGTTCGTCCCTGGAAGGACGTGCTAGAGGAGTTAGGGATTGGGCATAAGGAGGATGCGCGCATCGAAAAGCTCAGCGGTGGCGAGCGGCAACGCGTGTTTATCGCACTGACTTTGCTGCACAAGCCGGAGCTGGCGTTTTTGGATGAAATCACCACAGCCCTCGACCCACAGTCGCGCCGCGATATGTGGGAAACCGTCAAGCACGTACGCGATAACGGCGCCACGGTGGTGCTGACCACCCACTACATGGAAGAAGCTGAATATCTCTGCGACCGGGTGGCGATTATCGACCAAGGACGACTGGTCGCGTGCGATTCGGTGCCCAACCTTATCGCTGCACACGGCGGGCAGTCCGCAGCCAAAGTGGAATTCGCAAGAGCTGTACCCACCAACCTGGAGTTACCGGGGGTGAAAGTCACGAAGGTCTCCGGTCGAACTATGGAATTGCAGGGTTCAGGTGACTACTTGCCAGAGCTTTTCGATGCCCTGCGCACCCAAGACTTACGCGTGATGAACATCAATACGCGCAGTGCGGGGCTTGAAGATGTCTTCTTGTCACTGACGGGCAAGCGCATTGCTGAAGCGAATGCAGAAGGGAAGTCCTGATGTATTCCACGCTTGTTCGCACGTTATGGCGTTCCCAGCGGCGTGAGCCGGTTGGTCTGTTCTTCCAGTTCGCCTTCGCGCCCATGATGGTGCTGTTGTTAGGGCTGCTCTTCGGCAACGACGCCCAAGCTGAATTCGGCGGCATGACCATGCTGGAAGCTACTTTGCCTGGTTTCGCCTCGTTGTGCTTAGCGGTCACAGGTTTGCTCCAGATGCCTTTGACGTTAATCACGCTGCGAGAAAGCGGCGCTTTGCAACGTCTTCGCCTTACCCCGATGCACCCGGGCGCCTTTATGGCAGCAAATCTGACCGTGCACTTTTTGGTTGCCCTCGCCGGCATGCTTTGCGCACTGACACTGGGTGTGGTGGTCTTTGGCGTTGAGCTACCCGAAAACCCCGTTGGTGTTCTGGGTACCTGCGTAGTTGGCCTCGCTGCGTTTCTTGCACTGGGTTATCTCTTAGCGAGTATCTTTCCCAGCGTTGGTGCAGCCACCGGCATCGGCAACGTTTTGATGATTGTCATGATGATGACCTCCGGTGCCTTTGGGCCTTTGTCGGCTATGCCGCAGTTAATGCAGGACATCATTGAGTTCTCTCCGCTGCGATGGTTCATTCGCCCCACTCAAGAACTGTGGTACGACGGCTCACTCGGTGATACCTGGCCGCAGTTAATTGCGTTGATTGTTCTACTTGTCGTGTGCGCGGTGTTGGGCCAGAAACTATTCCGTTGGTCACCGAAGAGCTAAAAGGCATGCGCTAAACCACTACTCCCCGCCTCGCCACGAACTGGCAAGACGGGGAGTATCAACAAGGAGGTGTGACTTTTAGTTCAGTATCAGACTTCGTCTTCTACTGGACCAACTCGCTTCGGAGCAGCACCGGCGTGGACCGGGGTTGCGCCCTCTTCCGGGTTTTCAAAGTCGTAGGAGGATTCGTGGTGCTGTGCTTCGTCGATACCGCTTTCCTCGGAATCGGAATCGATGCGCCAGCCCATAACTGCTTTGAGGATGTAGCCCAGGATTGCGGTAACCACTGCGGTAAACACCATCGCGACCAGTGCGATAACAACCTGAACGATAAGTAGCTGGAAGCCGAAACCGAAGTCATCGGTAAGCATGCCGCCCTCGCTGGCGAAGAATGCCAGGCCGATGGTGCCCCACAGACCAGCAACCAAGTGGACGCCGACCACGTCGAGGGAGTCATCGAAGCCGAACTTGTACTTCAGGCCAACGCCCAGGCAAGCCAGGGCACCACCGATAGCACCCAGGAGCAGGGAGGTCACCGGGGTCATTGCGCCAGCGGCCGGGGTGATGGTGACCAGACCAGCAACCACACCAGACGCCGCACCCAGAGAGGTAGCGCGCTTATCGCGGATGGACTCAATGACAATCCAGCCAATCATTGCCGCAGCGGTAGCAGCGGTGGTGTTCAACCAGGCCATACCTGCCAGGCCGTCAGCGGCAAAGGCGGAGCCACCGTTGAAGCCGAACCAGCCGAACCACAGCATTGCCGCACCCAGCATCACCAGCGGGAGGTTGTGCGGACGTGCCTGGGACTTCATGAAGTCGTAACGCTTACCCACAATCAGAGCCAGCACCAGTGCTGCAGTACCTGCGGAGATGTGAACCACGGTGCCGCCTGCGAAGTCGATTGGTGCAACAGTTGCTTCGCCATCGGTCAGACCGAACATCATCGCTGCCAGGGAACCCTCGGTGTGGGCCAGCAGGCCGCCACCCCAGACCATGTGTGCCAGTGGGAAGTAGCAGAAGGTTGCCCACAAGCCGGAGAAGACCAACCAGGTGGAGAACTTCACGCGACCAGCCAGTGCACCGGAAATAATCGCGGTGGAAATCACTGCGAAGGTCAGCTGGAATCCGATATCAATCACGTTGGCGTAACCGGATTCACCCTCGACGTAGGCACCCGCATCATCGGTAATCTGTCCCGACAAGCCGAACATCTCAAACGGATTCGCGAAGACGCCGGCTACCGACTGCGTGCCATAGGACATCGACCAGCCCCACAAGATGTAGACGATGGAGACCACACCCAGAGTGCCGAAAGACATCATCATCATATTCACCGCGCTGCGGCGTCCCGTCATGCCACCGTAGAACAGTGCTAGGGCCGGAGTCATCAGAAGCACCAGTGCTGCTGACATCAACATCCACGAAGCATTGCCTGACGCGGCAAGCATTTGATCGTCAGTCATGACCTCATCCTCTTTATCTTTATCTATAGATCGATAGGTACGAAATAAGAGTAACTATCGGTCTATAGAAAGAAAACCGGTGTCATGCACGTCTACCTGCAGGAATTGTTGAGCAATCCTTATTGAAAATCCCCTGAACTGGAAGTTTTAACGACTTACTTTTGGCGAACTCAGCGTTTTTAGTGACAGATGTCACTCTATTTGAGGTGAATTTTTTACACTGTTGGGGCTGTTGGGGTGGTGAGAAAGGCATCGCCAAGCGCTGCAAAACAACGAAACGTGCGCACCCAGCAAGGGTTACGCACGTTTAGTTAAGGCGTGGTTTTAGTGGCCGCGCTCCTGCTCGAGAGCCTTACCCTCATTCCAGAATGGAGCCAGCTTGTTGTCGAACAGCGACAGCGCCGAGGCGATAGCCATGTGCATGTCCAGGTACTGGTAGGTACCCAGACGACCGCCAAACAGGACCTGGTTGCCCTTAGCTTCAGCTGCCGCGCGCTTGCGGTACGCCTCCAGCTTGGAGCGGTCCTCCGGGGTGTTAATCGGGTAGTAAGGCTCATCGCCGGACTCAGCGAAGCGGGAGTACTCCTTCATGATGACCGTCTTGTCATTGGGGTACTTGTCGGCGCGCTCCGGGTGGAAGTGACGGAACTCGTGGATGCGGGTGTAGTCAACGTCAGCATCGTTGTAGTTCATCACCGGAGTGCCCTGGAAGTCACCGGTTTCCAGCACCTCCAGATCGAAGTCCAGGGTGCGCCAGCCGAGCTCACCCTCGGCGTAGTCGAAGTAACGATCCAGCGGACCGGTGTAGACGACCGGGGCATCCGGGCTCTCACCGCGCAGCTGCTCGCGGACCTCAAACCAGTCAGTCTCCAGCAGCACGTCGATGTTCTCGTGCGCTGCCATGTTCTCCAGCCAGGCTGCGTAGCCTTCGACCGGCAGACCTTCATAGGTGTCGTTGAAGTAGCGGTTATTAAAGGTGTAGCGCACCGGCAAACGAGTGATGTTGGATGCCGGCAGCTCCTTCGGGTCGGTCTGCCACTGCTTGGCGGTGTAGTCGCGAATAAACGCCTCGTACAGCGGACGGCCAATCAGGGAGATGGCCTTTTCTTCCAAGTTGTTGGCTTCCTTCGGGTCGAACTCGCCGGCCTGGTCAGCAATCAACTGACGGGCCTCATCTGGGGAATAGTAACGACCGAAGAACTGGTTAATCAGGCCCAGACCCATCGGGAACTGGTACGCGGTGCCATCGTGCATGGCGAACACACGGTGCTGGTAATCGGTGAAGTCAGTGAACTGGTTGCAGTAGTCCCACACGCGCTTATTAGAGGTGTGGAAGAGGTGGGCGCCGTACTTGTGCACCTCGATGCCGGTTTCTGGCTCTGCCTCGGAGTAGGCGTTGCCACCTAGGTGATTGCGGCGCTCGACGATGAGCACCTTCTTACCCAGCTGCGATGCTGCGCGCTCGGCAACGGTCAAGCCAAAGAATCCGGATCCAACGACGATGAGGTCATAAGAAGTCATGCCCTCCAGATTAGCCGTTAATACATTCAGCACTTCGGCAACACGCAACACGCCGCGTGTCACAACATGCATAACAGTTGTCACAGAAGTAACATGGCCCCCAACTATTAACTTCCGTCTATTTTGGGTACTGTTTTAACAGGCAGGCCCGTTTACAGGCTTACATTGCGCAAAACCTAGGGAGAATGCAGTGCAACTACGACGTCGACTAGTTCCGACGCGGTCCAAGTGGCCGACCCCCGTGATCGCCGCGGTTACTTCCGTAGCGTTGGTCGCCGCTGCCGCTTTCGGTGGCAACCAAGTCCTTAAGACCCAAAGCCAAGGCTCCGGCCCTATCGATGCGACCACGGCTAGCTCTGGCTTCGGCGACGGCGAAACCATCGTCGTCGACGACCCCGCTATCGCTACCCAGGGTGGCGGCGAAGCTTCCCGTGCCGTCAAGCAGTTCCACCGCGACGAGCAATTCTCCATGTTCGCTATCACCTGGCCGGGCCAGCGCGACATCAATGCTTTCGTCCGCGCCAAGCAGGAGGACGGCTCCTGGTCCCAGTGGTACGAGATGGACACCCTTAAAAACGAAGCTGAGGGCACCAGCGGTACCGAACTGATCTGGGTTGGCCCCACCAACGACGTCCAGGTCAACGTCGGCAACGTCGATCTCTTCGAAGGCACCAACCTGGATTCCGCCGAAGCAGAATCTGGCGACGCCCCAACCGAGGTCCCCGTTGAAGAAGGCGACGAGAATGCAGCCGCAGACAACTCCCCTGCTGCTGAGTACTCGGCGGACATCGACACGCCGGATGCTTCCCAAGAAGAAGCATCCAACGATGAGGGAACCAACGAGGACTCCGAAGCTAACGACGGCGCTGTTGCTCCGTTGAACACCAACTACGGTGACATCGCTCCGGTTGCAGAGACCGAGAACACCGGTGGTACCGGTGTTGACGATCTCGAGGCAGTCTTTATCGATGGCAACGCCCAGGAAGGCGAGGTCATCGAGCCGACCGCGTTTAGCCCGAATGCACCGCGCGTTGTCTCCCGTGCTGGTTGGGGTGCGAACGAAGGCCTGCGCTGCCAGAACCCGACCTACGACCGTGGCGTGAAGGCACTGACCCTGCACCACACTGCGGGTAACAACAACTACACCCCAGCGCAGGCTCGTGCACAGTTGCGCGGTGACTACACCTACCACGCACGCACCCTGGGCTGGTGCGATATCGGATACAACGCCATCGTGGACCAGTACGGCACCATTTACGAAGGCCGTTACGGTGGCCTGGACAAGGCTGTCCAGGGCGCTCACGTCGGTGGCTTTAACTCCAACACCTGGGGTATTTCTATGCTGGGCAACTTCGAGGTCGCCCAGCCTCCGCAGGAAATGCTGAACTCCGTGGCTGAGATTGCCGGCTGGAAGGCTGCTATCTCCGGTTTCGATCCAAGCGGTCGCGCTAGCCTGCGTTCCGGCGGCTTCAGCGGCGCCCGCTATGGTGCTGGCGTTGTCGCCAACGTTCCGGCCTTCCACGGTCACGCTGACCTTCATTACACCGCCTGCCCGGGCCGCAATGTCATTAGCAAGTGGCCACAGATTCGCCAGGCCACTAAGGCTAAGTACGACGCGGTGCGCTCCGGTAGCAACTCCGGTGGCATCAACTGGGGTGACCAGAACTCCCAGCCGAGCCAGCCGTCGCAGCCATCTCGCCCGCAGCAGCCGAACCAGCCGCAGCCAGCTACAGCGAACTCCTCTGTGGGCAACGTGGACATCCCAATGCCGGTTATCCAGGCCCTGACTGTCATCGCTGGTGTCGTCTTTACCGTGCTGGTCCGCAACGACCGCATCGAGACCCCGGATCCTGACGAAGAGGTCATCGGTGGCCTGACCGTCGGTGAGATCCCGAACATCGTGTCCCGGATTGTCACCCTGACCGGTAACCCGAACCTGGAGAAGTCCTGGACTACGGCACTGAATGCCTTCGGCCCAGCACTTGGCCTGTCCGTGGGAGGTCCTGAGGTCGACGACGAATCCGGCATCATTTCCCAGATCTTCGAAAACGGCGTCATGCTCTCCTCCGAGGAGACCGGCACCCACGCCCTGATTGGTGAAATCGCCAAGGCTTGGGCCAGCGGTGAGAATGCTGCCGAGCTGGGTCTGCCAACCTCCGGTGAGGAACTGACCGGCAACGGCCAGGAGGTCAAGGTTCAGTTCCAGGGCGGCGAAATCGCCTACGACCCAGAGTCTGAAACCGTCAACGTCTTCACCGATTAAAGTCGCCGACGCGACTTTAATCGGGAGGGGGGTAACCCCTTCCAGCGACTTCCGTGGGTTTGCGGAAACAAGCGCTCTAGATTCCCTAGGTCTAGAGCGCTTTTCCTGTGTTTATGACGCTGTTGGTCTGTTTGTTTTACCGCTGGTTCGTTAGAACCAGCGCTCGAGGACGTTGGCCACACCGGATTCGCTGTTGGGTGTGGTGACGAAGTCGGCGGCTTCTTTAACTGCGGGGGCTGCATTGCCCATGGCGACGCCGGTACCGGCCCACTGCAGCATTTCGATGTCGTTGGGCATATCGCCGAAGGTGATGGTTTGCTCGGCGGTGACGTTGAAGTGCTGTGCGACAGCATCCAGGCCCTTGGCTTTGGTCACACCAGGGGCGGCGACTTCGAGGATGCCTTCGTTCATGGAGTAGGTCACGTGTGCTTTGTTCTGGTCCACGTGTGGGGCCAGCACGTCGTACATTTCTGGTGCGGATAGATGCAGGTTGCGCACCAAGAGTTTCACCGCAGGTACGGAGACGAGATCATCGAGGGCGGCGATGCCGAAGCCATCAAAGACGGGTTCTTCGGAGTAGGAATGGTCCACCACGAAGAGTTCATCGAGGGGATCGCGCACGCTTTTGCCAGCGCGTTCGACGGCGAAGGAGACCCCGCCGTGGGGTGCAAAAGCTTGTTTGGCGATGTCGACTACGTGGGACAAAACGCCGGGTGCGACTTCGTGGGCCTCCAGTACGTTGTCGGAGTCGGCATCGTAAAGCACTGCCCCATTGGCGGTCACACACAACGGGCGCAGCGGAAGCTGATCGAGTACCGGGGCAATCCAGCGGTGGGG is a window of Corynebacterium camporealensis DNA encoding:
- a CDS encoding NAD-dependent succinate-semialdehyde dehydrogenase gives rise to the protein MSTFALQNPNTGTSEEEFTRIDDSERDGILERSTEAFKSWRQTTIDERAAILNRTADIYEEQADQLAEHIGREMGKLTRWAKAEVQIVVDIYRWYAEHAHELLADEHLPAQGADHTFVRKEPLGPLLGVMPWNFPYYQVARFAAPNLLLGNTIVLKHASICPLSSQACQDILEQAGLPEDVYINVYASGSQMDDFVADSRIKGVSLTGSEGAGSAVAKTAGENYKKSVLELGGNDPFLVIDDENLQWVLDQFALIRMYNTGQACNAPKRLIVLEDFYDRTVEYLEKVIGDMKVGPYNDEDAAIGPLSSIEARDEIVERLDKAKEEGTATIRVGGNKVDRDGAYMEPTLLTNVDPNADIGCNEIFGPVAVIYKAKDVNEAIEIANNSDYGLSSSVWSTDIEAATKVATQLQDGMTFVNEHAVTGAGLPFGGINRSGYGRELARWGVGEFVNEHLYRVSDQSSPGLSPAS
- a CDS encoding RNA-binding domain-containing protein, with protein sequence MIPEPPWPLPAHIKEALASISAGSTADAVESAVLEFKEDRSQSSHTAKGNPKAELTEKLIDEAICFANADGGTGYIIIGVSDKTPGRPAFTGTQFDTDYIEDKVFKGTRPNLHVEATECIYNEVRLVIVRVPEGRTLYTRTQGQAKRRIGTHCKALTEEERQAIISTRANTDFSNRTSTRKIEDIELSSLSEARRLLRSKRERSGEGNHVPDTTPGLLRELGLVTFDGQLKRAGEILLLPLEIPEVSIRHLWRAMPGSEPKVTEFSEPIIAALPRLRRLIAERSDQEIDRVQFSDGQEVPIPRFPAQAIDEAVTNAIIHRDWQITRPIVIDQSPRTLKITSPGALPPGVSPHRLLTTQSIPRNNRLMASMRALGLAEESSRGFDRMWSAMINSGRNVPTVIAEDTYVEIIMAAGQPDTNFIRGLHNLSQTKGADVTGNVNTLIVLWHLWHSPLITFNQVKEQTQTSPIEVDELMNVLQDYGIVAPVRDAKEWVLTDEVRKTMGMANAGELYIISVQEWIEEKLHAGEQLHASELAKETGLGRKEVTDILRHLRTLGRAQIDPSGPSRGPNTRWITT
- a CDS encoding prolyl-tRNA synthetase associated domain-containing protein — translated: MNKHEVYALLKERDFWFEVTEHEAVYDMDALTNIQMPYPDSQAKNLFIRDDKKRNFYLVSVQGDKRVDLKAFQEQHGTRHLSFASEKYLHNILNLTPGAVTPLGLLNDADCTVQFFLDEDLLAEPGVIGVHPNDNTATVWMKTADLIELIEDHGNAVTVFAA
- a CDS encoding AbrB/MazE/SpoVT family DNA-binding domain-containing protein, coding for MSPESLPPLPGKFAATVKVGPKGQVVIPKVARDLFDIEPGDSLLLLADKDQGIAIMPQEYLDELITKSMPDMPPTMGGND
- a CDS encoding ABC transporter ATP-binding protein — translated: MAAIVRASNISRHFGSARALDGVDLEVREGEIFGIVGPNGAGKTTLLNLCEGLDTPTSGTVEVFGLNPATSWDELASRVGVQMQSSALPPRLRVGEALELYSALYPEVRPWKDVLEELGIGHKEDARIEKLSGGERQRVFIALTLLHKPELAFLDEITTALDPQSRRDMWETVKHVRDNGATVVLTTHYMEEAEYLCDRVAIIDQGRLVACDSVPNLIAAHGGQSAAKVEFARAVPTNLELPGVKVTKVSGRTMELQGSGDYLPELFDALRTQDLRVMNINTRSAGLEDVFLSLTGKRIAEANAEGKS
- a CDS encoding ABC transporter permease, translating into MYSTLVRTLWRSQRREPVGLFFQFAFAPMMVLLLGLLFGNDAQAEFGGMTMLEATLPGFASLCLAVTGLLQMPLTLITLRESGALQRLRLTPMHPGAFMAANLTVHFLVALAGMLCALTLGVVVFGVELPENPVGVLGTCVVGLAAFLALGYLLASIFPSVGAATGIGNVLMIVMMMTSGAFGPLSAMPQLMQDIIEFSPLRWFIRPTQELWYDGSLGDTWPQLIALIVLLVVCAVLGQKLFRWSPKS
- a CDS encoding ammonium transporter, translated to MTDDQMLAASGNASWMLMSAALVLLMTPALALFYGGMTGRRSAVNMMMMSFGTLGVVSIVYILWGWSMSYGTQSVAGVFANPFEMFGLSGQITDDAGAYVEGESGYANVIDIGFQLTFAVISTAIISGALAGRVKFSTWLVFSGLWATFCYFPLAHMVWGGGLLAHTEGSLAAMMFGLTDGEATVAPIDFAGGTVVHISAGTAALVLALIVGKRYDFMKSQARPHNLPLVMLGAAMLWFGWFGFNGGSAFAADGLAGMAWLNTTAATAAAMIGWIVIESIRDKRATSLGAASGVVAGLVTITPAAGAMTPVTSLLLGAIGGALACLGVGLKYKFGFDDSLDVVGVHLVAGLWGTIGLAFFASEGGMLTDDFGFGFQLLIVQVVIALVAMVFTAVVTAILGYILKAVMGWRIDSDSEESGIDEAQHHESSYDFENPEEGATPVHAGAAPKRVGPVEDEV
- the glf gene encoding UDP-galactopyranose mutase; the encoded protein is MTSYDLIVVGSGFFGLTVAERAASQLGKKVLIVERRNHLGGNAYSEAEPETGIEVHKYGAHLFHTSNKRVWDYCNQFTDFTDYQHRVFAMHDGTAYQFPMGLGLINQFFGRYYSPDEARQLIADQAGEFDPKEANNLEEKAISLIGRPLYEAFIRDYTAKQWQTDPKELPASNITRLPVRYTFNNRYFNDTYEGLPVEGYAAWLENMAAHENIDVLLETDWFEVREQLRGESPDAPVVYTGPLDRYFDYAEGELGWRTLDFDLEVLETGDFQGTPVMNYNDADVDYTRIHEFRHFHPERADKYPNDKTVIMKEYSRFAESGDEPYYPINTPEDRSKLEAYRKRAAAEAKGNQVLFGGRLGTYQYLDMHMAIASALSLFDNKLAPFWNEGKALEQERGH